The following proteins are co-located in the Rattus norvegicus strain BN/NHsdMcwi chromosome 19, GRCr8, whole genome shotgun sequence genome:
- the LOC134483246 gene encoding uncharacterized protein LOC134483246 has translation MFSRLRKRFGRGNVDCGETRVKESGLSSQSNDGQRQHFWGMWNAGRETSSPGTDLSKNQAMKEKERLIKELQLITEERNDLRDRLRFLTERSMKNRPNFRPNPYYEDLERMEEAVMSILHNLEMENTEVHENNHKLKKEITFSRNLLSQLLMENTCRKKLVPLKQENKEGHLECALNQKYLVDFNKKDKDHQRPEPALSGLRKCKRAGIGHTPVRELPEE, from the exons atgttttcccgtcttcgcaagcgttttgggagggggaacgtcgattgtggagagactagagtgaaggagtctggcctttcgtctcaaagtaatgatggacaaagacagcacttctggggaatgtgga acgctgggagagaaacatcatcccctggcactgacctaagcaagaatcaggccatgaaggaaaaggagaggctgattaaagagctgcagctcattaccgaggagagaaatgacctgagagatcgcctgaggtttctgacagagagatccatgaagaacag gccaaacttcaggccaaatccatattatgaagacctggagagaatggaggaggcggtcatgtcaattctgcacaacttagagatggagaacactgaggtccatgagaacaaccataagctgaagaaggagattaccttctctag aaacctgctcagccagctcctgatggagaacacatgtaggaagaagttggtcccactgaagcaggagaacaaggagggacatcttgagtgtgcactgaaccagaaatatttggttgacttcaacaagaaagataaagaccatcaacggccagaaccagcattatcag gtctcagaaagtgcaagagagctggaattggacacaccccagtaagagagcttcctgaagaataa